Proteins encoded in a region of the Streptomyces sp. PCS3-D2 genome:
- a CDS encoding DUF1295 domain-containing protein — protein sequence MNGTAWGPFGTNLAVAAAVSAAVLLVAFAVGTRLRLHRVVDVAWGVAFSAVAVATYVLSAGQGDPVRRLLVAAATILWGLRLSAHIARRARGHGEDPRYTALLDKAPGNRTWYALRTVYLLQAALVWLVSLPVQAASYAAAPVGVLGALGLALWAAGLCFEAVGDHQLARFKEDPANRGRIMDRGLWGWTRHPNYFGDSLVWWGLYLFACTSVSSALLSLVSPVLMTALLTVGSGKRLLERHMADRPGYAEYAARTSGFLPLPPRHHPSKPRR from the coding sequence GTGAACGGCACCGCCTGGGGCCCGTTCGGCACCAACCTGGCGGTCGCGGCAGCCGTCTCGGCGGCCGTACTGCTCGTCGCGTTCGCCGTCGGAACACGCCTGCGCCTGCACCGCGTCGTCGACGTCGCCTGGGGTGTCGCCTTCAGCGCCGTCGCCGTCGCGACCTACGTCCTCTCCGCCGGGCAGGGAGACCCCGTCAGACGGCTGCTCGTCGCCGCGGCAACCATCCTGTGGGGGCTGCGGCTGTCGGCGCACATCGCACGGCGCGCCCGCGGCCACGGGGAGGACCCGCGCTACACCGCGCTCCTGGACAAGGCACCCGGAAACCGGACCTGGTACGCCCTGCGCACCGTGTACCTCCTCCAGGCCGCGCTGGTCTGGCTCGTCTCCCTGCCCGTCCAGGCCGCCTCGTACGCGGCGGCCCCGGTGGGCGTGCTCGGCGCACTCGGACTGGCCCTGTGGGCCGCAGGACTGTGCTTCGAGGCCGTGGGCGACCACCAGCTGGCCCGGTTCAAGGAGGACCCGGCCAACCGGGGCCGCATCATGGACCGGGGACTGTGGGGCTGGACCCGCCATCCCAACTACTTCGGCGACAGCCTCGTCTGGTGGGGCCTGTACCTGTTCGCCTGCACCAGCGTGTCCTCGGCGCTGCTGAGCCTGGTTTCCCCGGTCCTCATGACGGCCCTGCTGACGGTCGGCAGCGGCAAGCGACTGCTGGAGAGACACATGGCCGACCGCCCCGGTTACGCTGAGTACGCCGCCCGCACCAGCGGATTCCTTCCGCTCCCGCCCCGCCACCACCCCTCGAAGCCCAGGAGGTGA
- a CDS encoding MMPL family transporter gives MRKTPRAKASRRARWIVPLALLVVWLGIGGTLGPYAGKLREVATNDQAAFLPRSAESTRVLEARGAFEEAQSVPAVVVWTANGPRVTVGQQEAAARAVGDLVGRPGIATTPSPPVVSADGRALQAVVPLAPDLGEELPAVLDEVRQAAQRVPGTSVGIAGPAATQADLSEAFAGIDGLLLGVALGAVLLILLLVYRSVLLPLVIIISAVFALGLACAVVYALAARGAVRVDGQVQGILSILVIGASTDYALLVAARFREELAVRGDRAHAAAAAVRRSAGAVTASAATVALGLLALLASDLTNNRALGPVGAIGIVCAVLSSLTFLPAVLVLLGRTAYWPAMPGPADASAEGHRVWRRIAALIDRSPRRVWVSTSVLLVVLAGFSPALSAKGVPLDEIFVNDAPSVGAQQTLARHFPGGSGNPAVVIVNADRAAEVRVAAEGTDGVASVAPFTAGGGRPGPGAPLVVDGRVRLDATLDAATDSDAAKRTVQRLRERVHAVPEADALVGGYTAQQFDTQQTSARDRAVIVPVVLGIILLILVALLRSVLVPVLLVATVALNFLATLGVSALVFGHLLGFSGTDASVPLYGFVFLVALGVDYNIFLMSRVREESLALGTRAGVLRGLVTTGGVITSAGVVLAATFAALMVIPLAFLVQIAFIVAFGVLLDTLVVRSLLVPALIIDIGPRVWWPGALARPGTRVGPRTAPAARTG, from the coding sequence TTGAGAAAGACACCGCGCGCAAAGGCATCGCGCCGGGCCCGCTGGATCGTTCCGCTCGCCCTGCTGGTCGTATGGCTCGGCATCGGTGGAACGCTGGGACCGTACGCGGGCAAGCTCCGCGAGGTCGCCACGAACGACCAGGCGGCGTTCCTGCCGCGCAGCGCCGAGTCGACGCGGGTCCTCGAAGCCCGCGGGGCCTTCGAGGAAGCGCAGTCCGTACCCGCCGTCGTGGTGTGGACGGCGAACGGGCCCCGGGTGACCGTCGGGCAGCAGGAGGCGGCCGCTCGGGCGGTCGGGGACCTCGTGGGACGGCCCGGGATCGCCACCACGCCCTCACCGCCCGTCGTCTCCGCCGACGGGCGGGCCCTGCAGGCCGTCGTACCGCTCGCGCCCGACCTCGGCGAGGAGCTCCCGGCGGTCCTGGACGAGGTGCGGCAGGCGGCGCAGCGGGTGCCGGGCACCTCGGTCGGGATCGCCGGTCCGGCGGCCACCCAGGCGGACCTGTCCGAGGCGTTCGCGGGGATCGACGGGCTGCTGTTGGGAGTGGCCCTGGGAGCGGTCCTGCTGATCCTGCTGCTGGTCTACCGCAGTGTGCTGCTGCCCCTGGTGATCATCATCAGCGCGGTGTTCGCGCTGGGCCTGGCCTGCGCGGTGGTCTACGCGCTGGCGGCCCGGGGCGCCGTCCGCGTGGACGGCCAGGTGCAGGGAATCCTGTCGATCCTCGTGATCGGCGCCTCGACCGACTACGCCCTGCTGGTCGCCGCGCGCTTCCGGGAGGAGCTCGCCGTACGCGGCGACCGGGCGCACGCCGCGGCGGCAGCCGTGCGCCGGTCGGCCGGAGCGGTCACCGCCAGTGCGGCGACCGTGGCCCTGGGACTGCTGGCCCTGCTGGCGAGCGACCTGACGAACAACCGGGCACTCGGGCCCGTCGGCGCCATCGGGATCGTCTGCGCGGTGCTGAGCTCGCTGACCTTCCTGCCGGCCGTCCTGGTCCTGCTGGGCCGCACCGCGTACTGGCCGGCCATGCCCGGCCCGGCCGATGCCTCGGCCGAGGGGCACCGCGTGTGGCGCCGGATCGCCGCCCTGATCGACCGCTCTCCCCGCCGCGTGTGGGTCTCCACCTCCGTCCTGCTGGTGGTGCTGGCCGGCTTCTCCCCCGCGCTGTCCGCCAAGGGCGTGCCACTGGACGAGATCTTCGTGAACGACGCGCCCTCGGTGGGCGCCCAGCAGACGCTGGCCCGGCACTTCCCCGGCGGCTCGGGCAATCCCGCCGTCGTCATCGTGAACGCCGACCGGGCCGCCGAGGTACGGGTGGCCGCCGAAGGCACCGACGGGGTCGCCTCGGTCGCACCCTTCACCGCGGGTGGCGGCAGGCCGGGCCCGGGGGCTCCGCTCGTCGTGGACGGCCGCGTCCGTCTGGATGCCACGCTGGACGCGGCGACCGACAGCGACGCCGCCAAGAGGACGGTCCAGCGGCTGCGGGAGCGCGTGCACGCGGTGCCGGAGGCCGACGCGCTCGTCGGGGGCTACACCGCCCAGCAGTTCGACACCCAGCAGACCTCGGCCCGTGACCGCGCCGTCATCGTCCCGGTCGTCCTCGGCATCATCCTGCTCATCCTCGTCGCGCTCCTGCGCTCCGTGCTCGTGCCCGTCCTGCTGGTGGCGACGGTCGCACTGAACTTCCTCGCCACCCTGGGGGTGTCCGCGCTCGTCTTCGGACACCTGCTGGGCTTCAGCGGCACGGACGCCTCCGTACCGCTGTACGGATTCGTGTTCCTGGTCGCCCTCGGCGTCGACTACAACATCTTCCTGATGTCCCGCGTACGCGAGGAGAGCCTCGCGCTGGGGACCCGTGCGGGCGTGCTGCGGGGGCTCGTCACCACGGGCGGGGTCATCACCTCCGCCGGGGTGGTCCTCGCCGCGACCTTCGCCGCGCTGATGGTGATTCCGCTGGCCTTCCTCGTCCAGATCGCCTTCATCGTCGCCTTCGGCGTCCTGCTGGACACCCTCGTCGTGCGGTCTCTGCTGGTACCGGCCCTCATCATCGACATCGGCCCGCGCGTCTGGTGGCCCGGTGCGCTGGCCCGCCCGGGCACGCGGGTCGGCCCGCGGACCGCACCGGCGGCGCGGACCGGGTGA
- a CDS encoding dihydrofolate reductase family protein, producing the protein MRKIKAQLFISLDGVVEAPDRWHFPYFNDEMGAAVDATLGRADTLLLGRRTYDSFAGAWPQREAEGGGDAPFAKVLGDARKIVVSNSRLDFTWRNCEQLGGALAPAVAALKEQPGADTPVWISGSVSVVRQLIAAGLLDELNLLLHPIAVRGGMRLFDREPTAVPLELVSAETFRTGVLNLFYAVAPAPGGATYEDAKTHLPQH; encoded by the coding sequence ATGAGGAAGATCAAGGCGCAGTTGTTCATTTCGCTCGACGGTGTCGTCGAGGCGCCCGACCGCTGGCACTTCCCCTACTTCAACGACGAGATGGGCGCCGCCGTGGATGCCACCCTGGGCCGGGCCGACACCCTGCTGCTCGGGCGCAGGACGTACGACAGCTTCGCGGGCGCCTGGCCGCAGCGGGAGGCGGAGGGCGGGGGGGACGCGCCGTTCGCCAAGGTGCTGGGTGACGCGCGCAAGATCGTGGTGTCGAACAGCCGGCTCGACTTCACCTGGCGCAACTGCGAACAGCTCGGCGGCGCCCTCGCCCCCGCCGTCGCCGCCCTGAAGGAGCAGCCGGGGGCGGACACGCCGGTATGGATCAGCGGCTCGGTCTCCGTCGTGCGCCAGCTGATCGCCGCCGGGCTGTTGGACGAACTGAACCTCCTGCTGCACCCGATCGCCGTGCGCGGCGGCATGCGCCTGTTCGACCGGGAGCCCACAGCGGTGCCGCTGGAGCTGGTGTCCGCCGAGACCTTCCGCACCGGTGTGCTGAACCTCTTCTACGCCGTGGCCCCCGCACCCGGCGGGGCGACGTACGAGGACGCCAAGACCCACCTGCCCCAGCACTGA
- a CDS encoding alpha/beta hydrolase, with protein MIPAPAHRLSQGVPAAVLLLHGGRADALRPPPLLNLPALRMRPFATAVTRATAHAGVFVAHVRYRHRGWNGHHAHPVADVRRALEELRAVAGPVPVVLVGHSMGGRAALRAADDPQVEGVVALAPWCPPAEPAAHLRARTVVALHDEHDRVTRAADTWAYLERARKAEARVRGIRMPRGGHAMIGNAGLWHRITAEATAALLGIAPFPGGLPGGDGPFGPVRADGNATGAPGPQW; from the coding sequence CTGATCCCCGCCCCCGCCCACCGGCTGTCCCAAGGGGTGCCCGCGGCCGTCCTGCTGCTGCACGGCGGTCGGGCGGACGCCCTGCGGCCGCCGCCCCTGCTGAACCTGCCGGCCCTGCGCATGCGACCCTTTGCGACGGCCGTCACGCGCGCCACCGCCCACGCCGGCGTGTTCGTCGCACACGTCCGCTACCGGCACCGGGGCTGGAACGGCCACCACGCGCATCCGGTCGCCGACGTCCGACGCGCCCTGGAGGAGCTCCGTGCCGTCGCCGGACCGGTTCCCGTCGTCCTCGTGGGGCACTCCATGGGCGGGCGTGCGGCCTTGCGTGCCGCAGACGATCCCCAGGTCGAGGGGGTCGTGGCGCTCGCTCCGTGGTGCCCGCCGGCCGAACCGGCCGCCCATCTGCGCGCTCGCACGGTTGTCGCCCTCCATGACGAACACGACCGTGTCACCCGGGCGGCGGACACCTGGGCCTACCTCGAACGCGCCCGGAAGGCCGAAGCCCGGGTCCGCGGCATCAGGATGCCCCGCGGCGGCCACGCCATGATCGGCAACGCCGGCCTGTGGCACCGGATCACGGCCGAAGCCACCGCGGCGCTCCTCGGTATCGCCCCGTTCCCCGGCGGCCTCCCCGGGGGCGACGGTCCGTTCGGTCCGGTGCGAGCCGACGGGAACGCGACCGGCGCGCCGGGGCCGCAGTGGTGA
- a CDS encoding class I SAM-dependent methyltransferase, with translation MTRPAITPDHQAPPSGRPPLMPEQRRMPGRTPAAGRGADPARWPDVARLPAAGPARTAVAAHLVGRALKRLPLEVRDGTGTDAATGPRPDITLHDPDAFFQRIGHAGLIGFGESYMAGEWDSDDLPGLLTVLATHVDELVPAPLRGLRPLWVSHRPGRDRNTRRGARENIHRHYDLSNDLFAAFLDPTLTYSSAVFTAFPARYEDLPAAQHRKIDRLLDLAHVTDGTELLEIGTGWGELALRAAARGARVTTLTLSAEQAALARARIDAAGLGDRVEVRLCDYRDVEGRYDAVVSVEMIEAVGAEYWPSYFAALRAALHPGGRVALQAITMGHRQMLNTAATHTWISKYVFPGGLIPSRRAITEHAAAAGLRTESDMGFAEHYAQTLRLWRERFTANQATVAELGFDTVFQRLWDFYLAYSEAGFRSRYLDVRQIVLTDGTFR, from the coding sequence GTGACCCGCCCGGCCATCACGCCCGACCACCAGGCACCACCGTCCGGCCGTCCGCCGCTGATGCCGGAGCAGCGGCGTATGCCCGGCCGCACCCCCGCTGCCGGCCGGGGCGCGGACCCCGCACGCTGGCCGGACGTGGCACGGCTGCCGGCCGCCGGTCCGGCCCGGACCGCCGTCGCCGCACACCTGGTCGGCCGGGCTCTCAAGCGGCTCCCCCTGGAGGTACGCGACGGCACCGGAACCGACGCCGCTACCGGCCCCCGGCCGGACATCACCCTCCACGACCCGGACGCCTTCTTCCAGCGCATCGGGCACGCCGGCCTGATCGGCTTCGGGGAGTCGTACATGGCCGGCGAATGGGACAGCGACGACCTGCCCGGCCTGCTGACCGTCCTCGCCACCCACGTCGACGAATTGGTCCCGGCCCCGCTGCGCGGCCTCCGCCCGCTGTGGGTGTCCCACCGCCCAGGCCGCGACCGCAACACCCGGCGCGGCGCACGCGAGAACATCCACCGCCACTACGACCTGTCCAACGACCTCTTCGCCGCCTTCCTCGATCCGACCCTCACCTACTCCTCCGCCGTGTTCACCGCTTTCCCCGCGCGCTACGAGGACCTCCCTGCCGCCCAGCACCGCAAGATCGACCGACTCCTGGACCTCGCCCACGTCACGGACGGTACCGAGCTGCTGGAGATCGGCACCGGCTGGGGAGAGCTCGCGCTGCGCGCGGCGGCCCGCGGTGCCCGCGTCACCACCCTCACCCTGTCCGCCGAACAGGCCGCCCTCGCCCGCGCCCGGATCGACGCCGCCGGGCTCGGCGACCGCGTCGAGGTCCGGCTGTGCGACTACCGTGACGTGGAGGGCCGCTACGACGCCGTGGTCAGCGTCGAGATGATCGAAGCGGTCGGCGCCGAGTACTGGCCCTCCTACTTCGCCGCCCTGCGGGCCGCGCTCCATCCCGGCGGCCGCGTCGCCCTCCAGGCCATCACCATGGGCCACCGGCAGATGCTGAACACCGCGGCCACCCACACCTGGATCAGCAAGTACGTCTTCCCCGGCGGCCTGATCCCCTCCCGCCGCGCCATCACCGAGCACGCGGCGGCGGCAGGCCTGCGCACCGAGTCCGATATGGGCTTCGCCGAGCACTACGCGCAGACCCTGCGGCTGTGGCGGGAACGGTTCACTGCGAACCAGGCGACCGTCGCCGAACTCGGCTTCGACACCGTCTTCCAGCGGCTGTGGGACTTCTACCTGGCCTACTCGGAAGCCGGCTTCCGCTCCCGCTACCTGGACGTCCGCCAGATCGTCCTGACCGACGGGACCTTCCGGTGA